From the genome of Geoglobus ahangari, one region includes:
- a CDS encoding phosphoglycerate kinase, with the protein MIDGYPTLDDVSFSGKRVLMRIDINAPIVESEILDTTRFRSHVPTIEELEDCRLVLLAHQSRPGKKDFTSLSKHAEVLSRLLDRDVEYVDELFSSCAIRKIEEMEEGDIILLENVRFYSEEELKKSPEEHARSHMVSKLSRHFDLYVNDAFSASHRAHASLVGFPVVLPAVVGRLVEKEITALSTALRSDGRKAFVLGGAKISDSVKVMKNVLENGIAEKVYLTGVVANYFLMLSGVKLGEKNEKVVEDNKEGLSDEEMRELLERYRDRIVLPVDFGVESEEGRVDLSIEEFERLDEKPPIKDIGRETVRMFSHEIEQYDVAVINGPAGVFEEEEFAYGTFEILKAVSRAGFSVVGGGHISSAARLAGLDERMDHISTGGGASIRFLSGEKLPALEVIKKYWREKWSHFHLL; encoded by the coding sequence ATGATTGACGGTTATCCGACACTTGATGACGTGAGCTTTTCCGGAAAGAGGGTTCTGATGAGGATAGACATCAACGCGCCCATAGTGGAGTCAGAGATTCTGGACACCACGAGGTTCAGGAGCCACGTGCCCACAATCGAGGAGCTCGAGGACTGCAGGCTCGTTCTTCTCGCCCACCAGTCGAGACCAGGTAAGAAGGACTTCACGAGCCTGAGCAAGCACGCTGAGGTGCTGTCAAGGCTGCTGGACAGGGATGTCGAGTATGTGGACGAGCTGTTCTCCTCGTGCGCGATAAGGAAGATCGAGGAGATGGAGGAGGGAGATATAATACTCCTCGAAAACGTCCGCTTCTACTCTGAAGAAGAGCTGAAGAAGAGCCCGGAGGAGCATGCGAGATCCCACATGGTCTCCAAGCTGTCGAGGCACTTCGACCTCTACGTCAACGACGCATTCTCAGCATCCCACCGAGCTCACGCAAGCCTCGTCGGATTTCCGGTTGTTCTGCCGGCGGTGGTGGGCAGGCTCGTGGAGAAGGAGATCACGGCCCTGAGCACGGCCCTCAGAAGTGACGGGAGGAAAGCCTTCGTTCTGGGAGGGGCGAAGATAAGCGACTCCGTCAAGGTGATGAAAAACGTTCTGGAGAACGGAATCGCGGAAAAAGTATACCTGACAGGAGTTGTGGCCAACTACTTCCTCATGCTCTCGGGTGTGAAGCTCGGAGAGAAGAACGAAAAGGTGGTTGAGGACAACAAGGAGGGCCTCAGCGATGAGGAGATGAGGGAGCTTCTGGAGAGGTACAGGGACAGAATCGTGCTCCCGGTTGACTTTGGCGTGGAGAGCGAGGAGGGGAGAGTTGACCTGAGCATAGAGGAGTTCGAGAGGCTTGACGAGAAGCCACCGATAAAGGACATAGGGAGGGAGACGGTCAGGATGTTCTCCCACGAGATCGAGCAGTATGACGTGGCCGTGATAAACGGCCCGGCCGGTGTCTTCGAGGAGGAGGAGTTTGCCTACGGAACCTTCGAGATCCTCAAAGCAGTTTCGAGGGCTGGGTTCTCGGTGGTCGGAGGGGGGCACATCTCCTCGGCCGCAAGGCTTGCAGGTCTGGACGAGAGGATGGATCACATATCAACAGGCGGTGGGGCGAGCATAAGGTTCCTGAGCGGGGAGAAGCTGCCGGCGCTTGAGGTGATAAAGAAGTACTGGAGGGAGAAGTGGAGTCACTTCCACCTCCTGTAG
- a CDS encoding chloride channel protein, whose amino-acid sequence MDGLYSKSYFLMLVILTGLVSGLGAILLYTLIDLANTFFLENLGNLYLPSAYGEVKIFSFELPLPSVPYFILPAVGGLISGLIVYSFAPEAEGHGTDAVIRAFHREKGIIRPRVPIVKAIATAFTIGSGGSAGREGPVAQIGAGFGSAIAQVLNLTDRERRLLLVSGIAGGIGGIFRSPLGGALFAVEVLYRRDTETEGLIYAFISSIISYLVLTAYLFQFHHEMPGSIFRTPDVRITGFGDVILFAITGVACAVVAVVYVKTFYFVHDTFKKFRIKNWLKPTIGGLITGIIAIAAPQTLGMGYGFVQLALNNKLALEVILLIIVGKILATSFTVASGGSGGVFAPSIVIGSMVGALIGHLAGVLFPGHSVVPSAFVIVGMGAFISAVAKTPITSIIMVLEMSGGYQLLPAIMTASAISYILSGDVSIYREQVETRADSPAHRRELVKDILEGLTVRDAMTKAEEVITVSPNNSLEDVLYLIQKTGHLGFPVTEDGRLVGIITLSDITRIPDEKRSELKVEDVMNRSVISVTPDENLENALKILIKNDIGRLPVVEEGRLVGIITRSDIMKAHARELARLGI is encoded by the coding sequence GTGGATGGTCTTTATTCCAAGAGTTACTTCTTGATGCTCGTTATACTAACGGGATTGGTTTCGGGACTCGGTGCAATACTACTCTACACTCTCATAGACCTCGCCAACACGTTCTTTCTCGAAAATCTCGGCAATCTCTATCTCCCGAGCGCCTATGGGGAGGTGAAGATCTTCTCCTTCGAGTTACCTCTGCCGTCGGTTCCTTACTTCATCCTTCCAGCTGTGGGCGGGCTGATCAGCGGTCTGATAGTTTACAGCTTCGCTCCTGAGGCGGAGGGGCATGGAACCGATGCGGTCATAAGGGCGTTCCACAGGGAGAAGGGAATAATCAGACCGAGGGTACCGATCGTCAAGGCGATCGCCACGGCCTTCACAATCGGCAGCGGTGGGAGTGCGGGCAGAGAGGGCCCGGTGGCCCAGATAGGTGCCGGATTCGGCTCGGCAATTGCGCAGGTCCTCAACCTGACGGACAGGGAGAGAAGGCTCCTCCTCGTCTCAGGAATCGCCGGGGGAATTGGCGGAATATTCAGATCCCCCCTCGGCGGTGCGCTGTTTGCGGTTGAGGTTCTCTACAGGAGGGACACCGAGACGGAGGGGCTGATATACGCGTTCATCTCCTCCATAATCTCCTACCTCGTCCTCACCGCGTACCTCTTTCAGTTCCACCACGAGATGCCGGGAAGCATCTTCAGGACCCCTGACGTCAGGATAACGGGTTTTGGGGACGTGATCCTGTTCGCGATAACAGGAGTTGCGTGTGCTGTTGTTGCGGTTGTGTACGTCAAGACGTTTTACTTCGTCCACGACACGTTCAAGAAGTTCAGGATCAAGAACTGGCTGAAGCCCACGATTGGTGGGCTTATAACCGGGATAATCGCGATTGCAGCTCCCCAGACTCTCGGCATGGGGTACGGGTTCGTGCAGCTCGCCCTCAACAACAAGCTCGCTCTCGAGGTAATACTGCTGATAATAGTAGGTAAGATTCTGGCTACCTCGTTTACCGTTGCGAGCGGTGGTAGTGGTGGTGTCTTCGCACCATCCATCGTCATCGGAAGCATGGTTGGCGCCCTGATAGGCCACCTCGCGGGCGTGCTCTTCCCCGGCCACTCTGTGGTTCCAAGCGCGTTCGTGATTGTCGGCATGGGCGCGTTCATCTCCGCCGTTGCCAAGACTCCAATCACGAGCATAATCATGGTTCTCGAGATGAGCGGCGGGTACCAGCTCCTTCCGGCGATAATGACAGCCTCGGCCATATCTTACATCCTCTCTGGTGATGTGAGCATATACCGCGAGCAGGTAGAGACGAGGGCTGACAGCCCGGCCCACAGAAGGGAACTCGTCAAGGACATCCTCGAGGGACTCACGGTAAGGGACGCGATGACAAAGGCGGAGGAGGTGATAACTGTCAGCCCGAACAACTCGCTCGAGGACGTGCTCTACCTCATTCAGAAGACGGGGCACCTCGGCTTCCCCGTAACCGAAGACGGCAGGCTTGTCGGAATAATCACCCTGAGCGACATCACGCGGATTCCTGATGAGAAGAGGAGCGAGCTCAAAGTGGAGGACGTCATGAACCGCAGCGTGATCTCGGTAACTCCGGACGAGAACTTGGAGAATGCGCTGAAAATTTTAATAAAGAATGACATAGGCAGACTTCCCGTGGTGGAGGAGGGGAGGCTGGTTGGCATAATAACGCGCAGCGACATAATGAAGGCTCACGCAAGGGAGCTGGCGAGGCTGGGCATATGA
- the albA gene encoding DNA-binding protein Alba produces the protein MAENAVFVGNKPVMNYVLAVLTQFNSGVKEVAVKARGRAISRAVDVAEIVRKRFLPDVEVKDIKISTEKVESEQGEANVSAIEIILAKKE, from the coding sequence ATGGCAGAAAATGCTGTGTTTGTCGGAAACAAGCCGGTAATGAACTACGTTCTGGCCGTGCTGACGCAGTTCAACAGCGGCGTTAAGGAGGTCGCCGTAAAGGCAAGGGGCAGGGCAATAAGCAGGGCTGTCGACGTGGCAGAGATCGTCAGGAAGAGGTTCCTCCCGGATGTGGAGGTTAAGGACATCAAGATCTCCACCGAGAAGGTAGAGAGCGAGCAGGGAGAGGCGAACGTCTCCGCTATTGAGATAATTCTCGCTAAGAAGGAGTAA
- a CDS encoding MBL fold metallo-hydrolase: MYAFEEEYGWSEVERLPGLLFLEGFENSSNIYFFDFDEAFLVDTGNDYTAFLELSEISDISRISGIFLTHAHNDHTLGLFELARAYREFDGVTVYLHASMADALQKRIERWGRDIKVVPLGGGEVVKAGDYEFRVLDTPGHTLDSLSLYSEEHEVIFSGDAVITSPVIDENLGGSIRNYLMTLRYLRMLSIQAIFPGHGYYAEGDVCRLILDKAYLNAISELPPDKPLTEAARTALRMGLVDEAEFALRAHLEIDDPDDRDAIIGLASILADKGRFEEVRGVLEDLLFENNADALYIAGMAAMKAGRFSDAAEYFSRLNRVRPSRQSRILYATALYESGKVEEAMKIEEFRSIYAKFTQK; encoded by the coding sequence ATGTACGCGTTTGAGGAGGAGTACGGCTGGAGCGAGGTTGAGAGACTTCCCGGACTCCTCTTTCTCGAGGGCTTCGAGAACTCGTCGAACATATACTTTTTTGACTTCGACGAGGCGTTTTTGGTCGACACAGGCAACGACTACACCGCGTTTCTCGAGCTGAGCGAGATATCGGACATCTCGAGGATCTCAGGAATATTCCTCACGCACGCCCACAACGACCACACTCTCGGGCTGTTCGAGCTCGCGAGGGCTTACAGGGAGTTTGATGGCGTGACAGTATACCTGCACGCCTCAATGGCTGACGCGCTGCAGAAGAGGATCGAGAGATGGGGCAGAGATATAAAGGTCGTGCCGCTCGGGGGAGGTGAGGTCGTCAAGGCTGGAGACTACGAGTTCAGAGTCCTCGACACCCCCGGGCACACGCTCGACTCCCTCTCGCTCTACTCTGAGGAGCATGAGGTCATATTCTCCGGTGACGCGGTAATAACCAGCCCTGTGATCGACGAAAATCTGGGAGGGAGCATCAGGAACTACCTGATGACGCTGCGATACCTGCGGATGCTCAGCATACAGGCAATCTTCCCGGGACACGGCTACTATGCCGAGGGAGACGTCTGCAGGCTGATACTTGACAAGGCGTATCTGAACGCGATTTCCGAGCTCCCCCCCGACAAGCCCCTCACCGAGGCTGCCAGAACCGCCCTCAGGATGGGGCTTGTCGACGAGGCGGAATTTGCGCTTAGAGCGCATCTGGAGATCGACGATCCCGACGACAGGGACGCCATCATAGGGCTTGCGTCAATCCTCGCGGACAAGGGCAGGTTCGAGGAGGTAAGGGGGGTGCTGGAGGACCTGCTGTTTGAGAATAACGCTGATGCCCTATACATTGCCGGGATGGCGGCTATGAAGGCCGGAAGATTCAGCGACGCCGCCGAGTATTTCTCGAGACTTAACAGGGTTAGGCCATCGAGGCAGTCGAGGATTCTCTACGCAACCGCCCTCTACGAGTCCGGGAAGGTAGAAGAGGCGATGAAAATTGAAGAGTTCAGGAGTATTTACGCGAAATTTACGCAAAAGTAA
- a CDS encoding UbiX family flavin prenyltransferase, with translation MRYVLAMTGASGQIFGVRLLEILSENGAEVHLVVSKAAEITMEHELGKSVEDLEGHAYRVYSENDISAGLASGTFRHDGMAVVPCSVKTLSSIAYGIADNLIVRAADVTLKERRRLVLAVRETPLHINHIRAMLRVSQAGAIVMPPVPAFYIHPEKIEDIVDHFAFRVAEVLGMSVDYRRWK, from the coding sequence ATGAGGTATGTGCTTGCGATGACCGGCGCGTCGGGACAGATTTTCGGAGTCAGGCTGCTCGAGATTTTGAGCGAGAACGGGGCTGAAGTGCATCTTGTGGTCTCGAAGGCGGCCGAAATAACGATGGAGCACGAGCTTGGCAAGAGCGTGGAGGATCTTGAGGGCCATGCATACAGGGTTTATTCCGAGAACGACATCTCCGCAGGACTTGCGAGCGGAACGTTCAGGCACGACGGAATGGCGGTGGTTCCGTGCAGCGTAAAGACTCTGTCCTCAATAGCCTACGGGATAGCGGACAACCTGATTGTCAGGGCTGCGGACGTCACCCTGAAGGAGAGAAGGAGGCTCGTGCTGGCGGTCAGGGAGACCCCGCTGCACATCAACCACATCAGGGCGATGCTTCGTGTCAGCCAGGCGGGAGCGATAGTCATGCCCCCCGTGCCAGCGTTCTACATCCACCCGGAAAAAATTGAGGATATTGTCGATCACTTCGCGTTCAGGGTTGCCGAGGTTCTCGGGATGAGTGTGGACTACAGGAGGTGGAAGTGA
- a CDS encoding GNAT family N-acetyltransferase produces the protein MMSAESTVKREFPEFEPVTFTDRKGDRVVIRKYEHEKDREKLVHMYETFSPDNRCLGLPPSTRIAIEHWVDYLAERGFALVAEIDGRIVGHCSIVPTEDWKRVDLSIFVHQDFQDRGIGQALLRHMIEYARKAGFEGIMLVTERSNERALHVYRKLGFIVVNPEYEYDLYLPLK, from the coding sequence ATGATGAGCGCAGAGAGCACGGTGAAAAGGGAGTTCCCGGAGTTCGAACCCGTCACGTTCACCGACCGTAAGGGAGACAGAGTGGTGATCAGGAAGTACGAGCACGAAAAGGATAGAGAGAAGCTCGTCCACATGTACGAGACCTTCAGCCCGGACAACAGGTGCCTCGGGCTGCCCCCGTCCACAAGGATAGCAATAGAGCACTGGGTCGACTATCTGGCTGAGAGGGGCTTCGCTCTTGTTGCGGAGATAGACGGAAGGATTGTTGGGCACTGCTCCATAGTCCCCACCGAGGACTGGAAGAGGGTCGATCTCTCAATCTTCGTCCATCAGGACTTTCAGGACAGGGGCATAGGTCAGGCCCTGCTGAGGCACATGATCGAGTATGCGAGAAAAGCTGGTTTTGAGGGCATAATGCTCGTGACCGAGAGGAGCAACGAGAGGGCACTGCACGTTTACAGAAAGCTCGGCTTCATTGTCGTGAACCCCGAGTATGAGTACGATCTGTATCTTCCCCTGAAGTAA
- the asd gene encoding aspartate-semialdehyde dehydrogenase has product MRYKVAILGATGMVGQKFIQLLDNHPWFDVSAVIASERRVGKIYGEEVDWIVSRDVPKSVRDLEMLPMDPKKVDADIVFSALPSDVAREVEAKFAAEGFVVASNASAFRMEPDVPLVIPEVNPDHLGLIEVQKRNRGWDGFIVTNPNCTTIVLVITLKPLMELGLKEVNVATMQALSGAGYPGVPSLAITDNILPFIKGEEDKVESEPLKLLGRFEGSEIRFASLRVSASCHRVPVIDGHTEAVFARFDRDVSVDDVIEAFKSLKPIEGLPTSPEEVIVVREEQDRPQPRLDRDAGNGMSVVVGRVRKDGENGVKYIAMGHNTVRGAAGASILNAELMAKEKLI; this is encoded by the coding sequence ATGAGGTACAAGGTCGCAATTCTCGGCGCTACGGGGATGGTGGGGCAGAAGTTCATCCAGCTCCTCGATAACCACCCGTGGTTTGACGTGTCTGCAGTCATCGCGAGCGAGAGAAGGGTCGGGAAGATATACGGAGAGGAGGTAGACTGGATAGTCTCGCGGGACGTTCCCAAGAGCGTGAGAGACCTTGAAATGCTCCCCATGGATCCGAAGAAGGTTGATGCGGACATCGTCTTCTCCGCCCTTCCATCTGACGTTGCGAGGGAGGTTGAGGCCAAGTTCGCTGCTGAAGGGTTCGTGGTCGCAAGCAACGCCTCGGCCTTCAGAATGGAGCCCGACGTCCCCCTCGTGATTCCCGAGGTCAATCCCGACCACCTCGGGCTCATCGAGGTGCAGAAGAGGAACAGGGGGTGGGACGGGTTCATAGTAACAAACCCCAACTGCACCACGATCGTTCTCGTAATCACACTCAAGCCGCTCATGGAGCTTGGCCTTAAAGAGGTGAACGTCGCGACGATGCAGGCCCTGAGTGGAGCGGGATATCCTGGGGTGCCGTCTTTAGCAATAACGGACAACATCCTGCCGTTCATAAAGGGAGAGGAGGACAAGGTCGAGAGCGAACCCCTCAAGCTGCTCGGGAGGTTTGAGGGAAGCGAGATAAGGTTCGCCAGCCTGAGAGTGTCGGCCTCATGCCACAGGGTTCCCGTGATTGATGGACACACAGAGGCGGTTTTTGCAAGATTCGACAGGGATGTCAGCGTAGATGATGTCATCGAGGCGTTCAAATCCCTGAAGCCCATAGAGGGTCTTCCGACGTCACCTGAAGAGGTCATCGTTGTTAGAGAGGAGCAGGACAGGCCGCAGCCAAGGCTTGACAGGGATGCAGGAAACGGGATGAGCGTTGTGGTTGGCAGAGTCAGGAAGGACGGGGAGAATGGAGTGAAGTACATTGCAATGGGTCACAACACGGTCAGGGGGGCTGCAGGAGCCAGCATACTCAACGCTGAGCTGATGGCCAAGGAAAAGTTAATATAG